In Sporosarcina sp. PTS2304, a genomic segment contains:
- the hutU gene encoding urocanate hydratase — protein MTIKQTHNASEKVIQYTGTELHTKGWQQEAALRMLMNNLHPDVAEHPDKLVVYGGIGKAARNWESFDAIVRSLKELENDETLLVQSGKPVVIFKTHENAPRVLIANSNIVPAYANWDTFHELDKKGLMMYGQMTAGSWIYIGSQGIVQGTYETFAELANQHFGGSLKGTITVTAGLGGMGGAQPLAVTMAGGVCIGIEVDETRIDRRIETRYTDVKTDSLDEAIRLAEEAKAERKALSIGLLGNAADVLPEMISRGFIPDVLTDQTSAHDPLNGYVPSKMTMEEAAKLRASNPEEYVRLSKKAMAQHVSAMIDMMDKGAITFDYGNNIRQVAKDEGVERAFDFPGFVPAYIRPQFCEGKGPFRWVALSGDPEDIRKTDEVILREFSYNTHLCNWIKMAQEKIQFQGLPARICWLGYGERARFGKIINDMVASGELSAPIVIGRDHLDSGSVSSPNRETEAMKDGSDVVSDWPILNAMVNAVGGATWVSLHHGGGVGMGYSQHAGMVIVADGTKEAEARLERVLTTDPGMGVVRHADAGYDIAIQTAKEKGINMPMLKGGK, from the coding sequence ATGACGATAAAACAAACACATAACGCAAGTGAAAAAGTAATTCAATATACAGGAACGGAACTTCACACGAAAGGATGGCAGCAAGAAGCGGCTCTTCGCATGCTGATGAATAATTTACATCCAGACGTAGCAGAGCATCCAGATAAACTGGTAGTGTACGGCGGAATCGGGAAAGCAGCACGTAACTGGGAAAGCTTTGATGCGATCGTTCGTTCATTGAAAGAATTGGAGAACGATGAGACATTGCTAGTACAATCAGGAAAGCCGGTTGTTATTTTCAAAACGCATGAAAATGCTCCGCGCGTATTAATCGCAAATTCTAATATCGTTCCTGCTTATGCAAATTGGGATACATTCCATGAGCTAGATAAAAAAGGTTTGATGATGTATGGACAAATGACTGCTGGAAGCTGGATCTATATCGGTTCACAAGGAATCGTACAAGGGACATACGAAACATTTGCTGAGCTAGCTAATCAACATTTCGGTGGCTCGCTAAAAGGAACAATTACAGTAACAGCTGGATTAGGTGGAATGGGTGGTGCTCAACCACTAGCAGTTACAATGGCTGGCGGAGTTTGTATCGGAATTGAAGTAGATGAAACTCGCATCGATCGCCGCATTGAAACGCGTTACACAGATGTGAAAACAGATTCATTAGATGAAGCGATTCGTCTTGCGGAAGAAGCGAAGGCAGAAAGAAAAGCCTTATCAATCGGTCTATTAGGAAATGCGGCGGATGTTTTGCCGGAAATGATTTCACGCGGATTTATTCCAGACGTTCTAACAGATCAAACATCCGCACATGACCCGTTGAATGGATATGTCCCATCTAAGATGACTATGGAAGAAGCAGCAAAACTTCGTGCTTCTAATCCAGAAGAATACGTACGTCTATCAAAAAAAGCGATGGCACAGCACGTTTCAGCGATGATCGACATGATGGATAAAGGAGCAATCACGTTTGACTATGGGAATAATATTCGTCAAGTAGCAAAAGATGAAGGCGTAGAGCGTGCATTTGACTTCCCAGGATTCGTCCCAGCTTATATCCGTCCGCAATTCTGTGAAGGAAAAGGTCCATTCCGCTGGGTAGCACTTTCAGGAGATCCTGAAGATATCCGTAAAACAGACGAAGTGATTTTACGCGAATTTAGCTACAATACACATTTGTGCAACTGGATCAAAATGGCGCAAGAAAAAATTCAATTCCAAGGGTTACCAGCTCGTATTTGCTGGTTAGGATATGGAGAACGCGCTCGTTTTGGTAAAATAATTAATGATATGGTAGCGAGTGGCGAATTAAGTGCACCGATCGTTATCGGCCGTGACCACTTGGATTCAGGTTCTGTTTCTTCACCTAACCGTGAAACTGAAGCAATGAAAGACGGTTCAGATGTAGTATCTGACTGGCCGATCCTAAATGCAATGGTCAATGCTGTTGGTGGAGCGACTTGGGTTTCTCTGCACCACGGTGGTGGCGTAGGAATGGGGTATTCTCAACATGCGGGCATGGTAATTGTTGCGGACGGTACAAAAGAAGCGGAAGCACGTCTTGAGCGTGTATTGACTACGGATCCTGGAATGGGTGTTGTACGTCACGCGGATGCAGGATATGATATCGCAATTCAAACTGCGAAAGAAAAAGGAATTAATATGCCAATGTTGAAAGGTGGAAAATAA
- a CDS encoding CBS domain-containing protein, translating to MPKNSERFLVAYNRIDKSLMKITDLPSHLSFSKKIDRAKNQNALVAHYEDELREFGSLRNAIVHNRIGIDYTIAEPHDHIVETIELIEEKLSHPVTVKELFERKVHTVQANESLATGLKIVKEKKFNQLPIYQKGRFIGLITANGIMNWLAGQETDNISREIPTLLDIYNHEKRKKTYRFVKSTMSVYEAEGYFKKSIMSGNRLEALLITEQGGKDEKLIGIITPLDLLKLD from the coding sequence TTGCCCAAAAATTCAGAACGGTTTTTAGTGGCGTATAATCGAATTGATAAATCATTAATGAAAATAACAGATCTGCCAAGTCACTTGTCATTTTCTAAAAAAATCGACAGAGCTAAAAATCAAAACGCACTTGTCGCTCATTATGAAGACGAACTTAGAGAGTTTGGAAGTTTACGTAATGCTATTGTACATAATCGAATCGGAATAGACTACACAATTGCAGAACCACACGATCATATTGTAGAAACTATTGAACTAATAGAAGAAAAGCTGTCTCATCCAGTAACAGTTAAAGAGCTCTTTGAAAGAAAAGTACATACAGTACAAGCGAATGAATCATTAGCGACTGGTTTAAAAATTGTTAAAGAAAAGAAATTTAATCAATTACCTATCTATCAAAAAGGTAGATTTATCGGTCTAATTACAGCGAATGGGATAATGAATTGGCTAGCTGGACAAGAGACGGATAACATTTCCCGGGAAATCCCGACATTATTAGACATCTACAATCATGAAAAACGTAAAAAAACATATCGTTTCGTCAAAAGTACGATGTCAGTTTATGAAGCAGAAGGTTATTTCAAGAAATCCATTATGTCTGGTAATCGATTAGAAGCTTTACTTATTACAGAGCAAGGTGGGAAAGATGAAAAATTGATAGGGATTATTACCCCGCTAGATTTATTAAAATTGGATTGA
- a CDS encoding ABC transporter substrate-binding protein — MKKLASVLSILMLLFVLSACGTKDEKATENVVAATAEQPEETSHKTIEVTDMTGQTLTFEKAPETVATLSSGDLDMLLALDIEIAGRPTVQGSPVKELEGITEVGNPHQPNFEKIAEVNPDVIIAAPSFKQHEANMERQGTKVIYTAANSVEDIKNTIGLFGKLFAKEQQAKTIQDTITNEIEKSISEKADAVKTLLVYGAPGTYMVALPNSLSGNLLELAGGENIASDFPNEEKYPQYASLSVEKIIERNPEMVMLITHGEPEAVKAAFEGEMLKNPAWKNLDAVKSGNVIVLPSHLFGTNPGTKVVDALEVMKESLGQVK; from the coding sequence ATGAAGAAGCTAGCAAGCGTGTTAAGTATACTCATGTTACTATTCGTACTCAGTGCTTGTGGCACGAAAGACGAAAAAGCTACAGAAAATGTAGTAGCAGCAACAGCTGAACAACCTGAAGAAACAAGCCACAAAACAATTGAAGTAACAGACATGACAGGCCAAACCTTGACATTCGAAAAAGCTCCAGAAACCGTTGCTACATTAAGCTCGGGTGACTTAGACATGTTACTGGCGCTTGATATAGAAATAGCCGGTCGTCCAACTGTACAAGGATCGCCAGTAAAAGAACTGGAAGGAATTACAGAGGTCGGCAATCCACATCAACCGAACTTCGAAAAAATTGCAGAAGTCAATCCTGATGTAATCATAGCAGCTCCAAGTTTTAAACAACATGAAGCAAATATGGAGCGTCAAGGAACAAAAGTTATTTATACAGCAGCGAACTCCGTTGAGGATATCAAAAATACCATTGGACTATTCGGAAAGCTATTTGCTAAAGAACAACAAGCAAAAACCATTCAAGACACGATCACAAATGAAATTGAGAAAAGCATATCAGAAAAAGCGGATGCTGTGAAAACTTTATTAGTTTACGGTGCGCCAGGTACATATATGGTTGCGTTACCAAATTCATTGTCAGGGAATTTACTAGAATTAGCTGGTGGAGAAAACATCGCAAGTGATTTTCCGAATGAAGAGAAATATCCTCAATACGCAAGTTTAAGTGTCGAGAAAATTATCGAACGTAACCCAGAAATGGTCATGCTAATTACGCACGGCGAACCAGAAGCAGTCAAAGCAGCATTCGAAGGTGAAATGCTGAAAAATCCAGCATGGAAAAACTTGGACGCTGTGAAATCTGGAAATGTAATCGTCCTGCCTTCACATTTATTTGGCACAAACCCAGGTACAAAAGTAGTCGATGCGCTAGAAGTGATGAAAGAAAGCTTAGGACAGGTTAAATAA
- the hutI gene encoding imidazolonepropionase: protein MKPVWIKHAKELATIAGENGARKGKDMSELAIIEDGSVWIEDGKIAAVGTTAELEEQFANRTHEADIVDATGRLVTPGLVDPHTHIVYGGSREREFEMRLEGATYMDIMNAGGGIHATCRMTREATEDELIEQSSRRLDSFAKHGVTTVEGKSGYGLDLETEMKQLRVAKRLNEQHAVEIIPTFMGAHAVPNEYKGNEDAFVDLIIDEMLPVVAKEKLAIFNDVFCEKDVFTPEQSERILEAGKKLGLTPKIHADEIVSYGGAELAAKVGAISAEHLLKASDQGIKDMAEAGVIGCLLPATALFLREEAAKGRQMIDSGMAVAISTDCNPGSSPTTSMPLVMNLACISMRLTPAEALVAATINAASAIKVENRVGSLEVGKQGDLVMWDIGSYQELQYLFGVNHVDKVWKKGQQIVG from the coding sequence TTGAAACCAGTATGGATTAAACATGCAAAAGAACTGGCAACAATCGCGGGTGAAAATGGGGCACGTAAAGGGAAAGACATGTCTGAACTAGCAATTATTGAAGATGGAAGCGTCTGGATTGAAGACGGCAAAATTGCTGCAGTAGGTACAACAGCAGAACTGGAAGAACAGTTTGCAAACCGTACGCATGAAGCGGATATTGTCGATGCTACAGGGCGTCTAGTGACTCCGGGACTCGTCGATCCACATACGCATATTGTCTATGGAGGTAGCCGTGAGCGTGAATTTGAAATGCGTTTAGAAGGTGCTACGTATATGGATATTATGAATGCGGGTGGCGGAATTCATGCAACATGCCGTATGACACGTGAAGCGACAGAAGACGAACTAATCGAACAAAGCTCACGTCGTTTAGATTCATTTGCGAAACACGGTGTCACGACTGTTGAAGGTAAGAGTGGATACGGACTCGATTTAGAAACTGAAATGAAGCAATTACGTGTAGCAAAACGCTTAAACGAGCAGCATGCAGTCGAGATTATTCCTACATTCATGGGTGCGCATGCGGTGCCGAATGAGTATAAAGGAAACGAAGATGCATTTGTAGACTTAATCATTGACGAAATGCTTCCGGTAGTAGCGAAAGAGAAATTAGCTATCTTCAATGATGTGTTTTGTGAAAAAGATGTGTTTACTCCAGAACAGTCTGAACGTATTTTAGAAGCAGGTAAAAAGCTTGGCTTAACACCTAAAATTCATGCAGATGAAATTGTATCTTATGGCGGTGCAGAACTCGCAGCGAAAGTGGGTGCAATTTCTGCAGAGCATTTATTAAAAGCATCTGATCAAGGAATTAAAGATATGGCGGAAGCAGGAGTAATCGGTTGTCTACTTCCGGCAACTGCGCTGTTCCTTCGCGAAGAAGCAGCGAAAGGACGTCAAATGATCGATTCTGGGATGGCGGTTGCCATTTCGACAGATTGCAATCCAGGTTCTTCACCTACGACATCTATGCCTCTTGTGATGAATTTAGCATGTATCTCTATGCGTCTAACACCGGCAGAAGCCTTAGTTGCAGCAACGATCAACGCAGCGAGCGCAATTAAAGTAGAAAACCGTGTAGGATCACTAGAGGTAGGAAAACAAGGCGATTTGGTCATGTGGGATATCGGAAGTTACCAAGAACTTCAATACTTATTCGGTGTCAATCATGTAGATAAAGTTTGGAAAAAAGGTCAACAGATCGTTGGATAA
- a CDS encoding helix-turn-helix transcriptional regulator encodes MKILLLIKDPLEAQGLQWLLTSQWTDVTVEVTDQVSVLHTFQDAYLYIIDMDFIKHEEVELPTQTLWLGISSERTFQTVYEALSKKAEDVLFRPFPPERLVKQIQQIRFRWRNEQVERTQPVTAEKHSISYEDLIIRETVIEYPVCMSLLAISDVDALDLLVDKLKVHDFPSTFQVFPFSNHVLVIHQLKEMQALHEAYRIFFSQWKRLSDALLTIYLYTEEKNISYRELYKKMRLFHERIFYDGYDIIMQIEEEVQWKELDPFLSPIDQQKWIEMLNKQQLQKIRDWLEYDFLTLEPPYPNPEMVRVRLTSILAQMRRYMMANSLQSSHVETSYHELFNKTIQEPIMYEIIQSFITFSSELIRTSSELNVSQDFVEKVRERMVMNYWDSSWNLADCADEMKMHKSTLSRKYAKEAEDSFRDALLRIRIEQAKRLLKETDLAIADVAITSGFSHPAYFSKRFKEATGWTPYAYRQS; translated from the coding sequence ATGAAAATATTGCTTCTCATAAAAGATCCGCTAGAAGCACAAGGCTTACAATGGCTTCTGACTTCGCAATGGACTGATGTGACAGTAGAAGTAACAGACCAAGTAAGCGTATTACATACATTTCAAGATGCTTATCTTTATATTATTGATATGGATTTTATTAAACATGAAGAGGTAGAGCTTCCCACGCAAACTCTGTGGCTTGGCATCTCATCGGAGCGAACGTTTCAAACGGTTTATGAGGCGCTTTCAAAAAAGGCGGAAGATGTACTATTTCGACCGTTTCCACCTGAAAGATTAGTAAAACAAATTCAGCAAATTCGTTTTAGATGGCGCAACGAACAAGTGGAACGAACACAGCCAGTAACTGCCGAGAAACATTCTATTTCATATGAAGACTTAATCATTCGCGAGACTGTTATCGAATATCCGGTCTGTATGAGTTTGCTGGCCATATCCGATGTGGATGCATTGGATTTACTCGTTGATAAATTGAAAGTTCATGATTTTCCTTCTACATTTCAAGTGTTTCCGTTTTCTAATCATGTATTAGTTATTCATCAATTGAAAGAGATGCAAGCATTACATGAGGCGTATCGCATATTTTTCTCGCAGTGGAAACGACTATCAGATGCGTTGCTCACGATTTATCTTTATACAGAAGAGAAAAATATAAGTTATCGTGAATTATATAAAAAGATGCGATTATTTCACGAACGTATTTTTTATGACGGCTACGATATTATTATGCAAATTGAAGAGGAAGTTCAGTGGAAGGAACTCGATCCGTTTTTATCACCAATCGACCAGCAAAAATGGATTGAAATGTTAAATAAACAACAATTACAAAAAATACGTGATTGGCTGGAATATGATTTTCTTACGTTAGAACCGCCATATCCGAATCCCGAGATGGTACGTGTACGACTCACAAGTATATTGGCGCAAATGCGTCGTTATATGATGGCTAATTCACTCCAGTCTTCGCATGTGGAGACTTCGTATCATGAACTATTTAATAAAACGATCCAAGAGCCGATTATGTATGAGATCATCCAATCGTTCATTACATTCAGCAGTGAATTGATTAGAACATCAAGTGAGCTTAATGTATCGCAGGACTTTGTAGAAAAAGTACGTGAGAGAATGGTAATGAACTATTGGGACTCTTCTTGGAATTTAGCTGACTGCGCGGATGAAATGAAAATGCATAAAAGTACATTGAGCCGTAAGTATGCAAAAGAAGCAGAAGATTCTTTTCGTGATGCGTTATTACGTATTCGGATTGAACAAGCTAAGCGTTTATTAAAAGAGACAGATTTGGCTATCGCTGATGTGGCAATCACTTCAGGATTTTCACACCCTGCTTATTTTAGTAAACGATTTAAAGAAGCGACAGGATGGACACCTTATGCATATCGCCAATCGTGA
- a CDS encoding sodium:proton antiporter — translation MDIVQVLILLTIGYIAMTIDKKQKNFPLPVFLVTIGFGLSFIPYFSTITVSKELIYTVFLPGLLFTSAYHYSAKSLKKHAAVIGVLSTVGLLLTAILLGIVTYALGTVISISLAGALLVASILTPTDPVSVVSILKKSLKDPAVSEIVDGESMINDGTSVVLFTVLLTMFTQQENFEFWSFVGKFLFVSIGGIVTGLAAGWLVSKAIHVSTHREHQVLLSIIIAYSVFHLAEGFGFSGVLATVAAGIMLSAELERTPHEKDYRNSLNGFWEVAEPALLSILFLVIGIISADYLLSFNYWLLASGIFIFSLLTRFIVIMGTLKMFSGYRKHVNVKEASLLSWAGIRGTMSIFLLLSLADATDSSADVLVSLGFAVVFLSLLLQSVGIFPLSKALEKR, via the coding sequence ATGGATATCGTACAAGTACTAATCTTATTAACCATCGGCTACATCGCGATGACTATCGACAAAAAACAAAAGAACTTTCCCTTACCCGTTTTTTTAGTCACTATCGGATTCGGACTTTCATTTATCCCCTATTTCAGCACTATCACTGTCTCAAAAGAACTAATCTATACCGTCTTTTTACCCGGACTATTATTTACTTCCGCCTATCACTACTCCGCCAAATCCTTAAAGAAGCACGCCGCAGTAATAGGCGTTCTTAGTACGGTAGGATTGCTCCTTACAGCAATTTTATTAGGCATCGTGACGTATGCGTTAGGTACAGTAATTAGCATTTCGTTGGCCGGCGCATTGTTGGTGGCTTCTATTTTAACGCCTACTGATCCCGTGTCTGTCGTGTCGATTTTGAAAAAATCATTGAAAGACCCTGCTGTTTCAGAAATAGTAGACGGAGAATCTATGATTAATGATGGTACGAGCGTCGTTTTGTTCACTGTGCTATTGACTATGTTTACACAGCAAGAAAATTTTGAGTTTTGGTCATTTGTCGGGAAGTTTTTGTTTGTTTCTATCGGGGGTATTGTTACCGGCTTGGCTGCGGGATGGCTGGTTAGTAAAGCAATACATGTTTCAACACACCGAGAGCATCAAGTGTTGCTGAGTATCATCATTGCTTATAGTGTATTTCATTTGGCAGAGGGTTTCGGATTTTCTGGTGTATTAGCTACGGTAGCTGCTGGTATTATGCTGTCGGCTGAATTAGAACGTACACCTCATGAAAAAGACTACCGTAATTCATTAAACGGTTTTTGGGAAGTGGCTGAGCCTGCCTTACTCTCTATTTTATTTTTAGTAATTGGAATTATCTCAGCAGATTATTTACTATCATTTAACTATTGGTTATTAGCAAGCGGAATTTTCATCTTCTCTTTGCTAACAAGATTTATTGTAATCATGGGTACGTTGAAAATGTTCTCTGGTTATCGTAAACATGTGAACGTTAAAGAGGCCTCGCTTTTGTCGTGGGCAGGTATTCGTGGAACGATGTCGATTTTTTTATTATTAAGTTTAGCAGATGCTACTGATTCGTCAGCAGACGTTTTAGTATCATTGGGATTTGCGGTTGTGTTTTTATCGTTACTATTGCAAAGTGTCGGGATTTTTCCATTGTCAAAAGCACTCGAAAAAAGATAA